One window of the Streptomyces sp. ITFR-21 genome contains the following:
- a CDS encoding bifunctional FO biosynthesis protein CofGH codes for MSLPPPRAAAPTANAMRRALHRAEEGVALDVGEAAVLLQARGADLTRLAATAARVRDAGLEAVGRPGVITYSRKVFIPLTRLCRDTCHYCTFVTVPGKLRRAGHGMFLSPDEVLDIARRGAEAGCKEALFTLGDRPEDRWPEAREWLDAHGYDDTLAYVRAMSVRVLEETGLLPHLNPGVLGWTDLQRLKPVAPSMGMMLETTATRLWSEPGGPHHGSPDKEPAVRLRVLEDAGRSNVPFTTGILIGIGETHQERAESLFAIRRTARAYHGIQEVIVQNFRAKPDTAMRGMPDAELEELAAAIAVARIVLGPAARIQAPPNLVDGEYARFIEAGIDDWGGVSPLTPDHVNPERPWPQIDELAARTAATGFALRERLTIYPEFVQRGEPWLDPRLLPHVRALADPATGLALADARPRGLPWQEPDEGFTATGRTDLHRTIDTEGRTADRRDDFDEVYGDWAALREQAAPGMVPDRVDGDVMAALRTAADDPTRLTDTEALALLHADGAALDALCRIADDLRRDTVGDEVTYIVTRNINFTNVCYTGCRFCAFAQRRTDADAYTLSLSQVADRAEQAWRLGATEVCMQGGIHPDLPGTAYFDIAKAVKERVPGMHVHAFSPMEVVNGATRTGMSIRDWLSAAKEAGLDSIPGTAAEILDDEVRWVLTKGKLPTATWVDVVTTAHELGIRSSSTMMYGHVDQPHHWLGHLRLLARIQQNALANGREGFTEFVTLPFIHTNAPVYLAGIARPGPTTRDNRAVTAMARLLLHPYIPNIQTSWVKLGTDGAAEMLRSGANDLGGTLMEETISRMAGSGYGSYRSIRDLAAIAEAAGRPSRQRTTLYGEVPAERLAAGAASDGHLPELLPVLGD; via the coding sequence ATGAGTCTGCCGCCGCCGCGCGCCGCCGCGCCCACCGCCAACGCCATGCGTCGCGCCCTGCACCGCGCGGAGGAGGGCGTCGCGCTCGATGTCGGCGAAGCGGCGGTGCTGCTCCAGGCGCGGGGTGCCGATCTGACCAGACTGGCGGCCACTGCCGCCCGGGTGCGGGACGCCGGACTGGAGGCGGTCGGCCGCCCGGGGGTCATCACCTACTCCCGCAAGGTCTTCATCCCGCTCACCCGGCTGTGCCGAGACACATGCCACTACTGCACCTTCGTCACGGTGCCGGGCAAGCTGCGCCGGGCCGGCCACGGGATGTTCCTCTCCCCCGACGAGGTGCTCGACATCGCCCGCCGCGGCGCCGAAGCGGGCTGCAAGGAGGCGCTGTTCACCCTCGGCGACCGCCCCGAGGACCGCTGGCCCGAGGCACGCGAGTGGCTGGACGCGCACGGCTACGACGACACCCTCGCCTACGTCCGCGCCATGTCGGTCCGGGTGCTGGAGGAGACCGGGCTGCTGCCCCACCTCAACCCCGGCGTCCTCGGCTGGACCGACCTGCAGCGGCTCAAGCCCGTCGCGCCCTCCATGGGCATGATGCTGGAGACCACCGCGACCCGCCTGTGGTCCGAGCCCGGCGGCCCCCACCACGGCTCGCCCGACAAGGAGCCCGCGGTCCGGCTGCGGGTGCTGGAGGACGCGGGCCGCTCCAACGTCCCCTTCACCACCGGTATCCTCATCGGCATCGGCGAGACCCACCAGGAGCGCGCCGAGTCCCTGTTCGCGATCCGCCGCACCGCCCGCGCCTACCACGGCATCCAGGAAGTCATCGTCCAGAACTTCCGCGCCAAGCCGGACACCGCGATGCGCGGCATGCCCGACGCCGAACTGGAGGAGCTGGCCGCGGCCATCGCGGTCGCCCGGATCGTGCTCGGCCCGGCCGCCCGCATCCAGGCCCCGCCGAACCTGGTCGACGGCGAGTACGCCCGCTTCATCGAGGCCGGCATCGACGACTGGGGCGGCGTCTCGCCGCTCACCCCCGACCACGTCAACCCCGAGCGCCCCTGGCCGCAGATCGACGAACTGGCCGCGCGTACCGCGGCCACCGGCTTCGCCCTCAGGGAACGCCTCACCATCTACCCGGAGTTCGTGCAGCGCGGCGAACCGTGGCTCGACCCGCGGCTGCTGCCGCACGTACGGGCCCTGGCAGACCCCGCGACCGGCCTCGCGCTCGCCGACGCCCGCCCGCGCGGCCTGCCCTGGCAGGAGCCCGACGAGGGCTTCACCGCCACCGGGCGCACCGACCTTCACCGCACCATCGACACCGAGGGCCGTACCGCCGACCGCCGCGACGACTTCGACGAGGTCTACGGCGACTGGGCGGCGCTGCGCGAGCAGGCCGCCCCCGGCATGGTCCCCGACCGGGTGGACGGCGACGTGATGGCCGCCCTGCGCACCGCGGCCGACGACCCCACCCGACTCACCGACACCGAGGCGCTCGCCCTGCTGCACGCCGACGGGGCCGCCCTGGACGCGCTGTGCCGGATCGCCGACGACCTGCGGCGCGACACGGTCGGCGACGAGGTCACGTACATCGTCACCCGCAACATCAACTTCACCAACGTCTGCTACACCGGCTGCCGTTTCTGCGCCTTCGCGCAGCGCCGCACCGACGCCGACGCCTACACCCTGTCGCTGTCCCAGGTCGCCGACCGCGCCGAACAGGCGTGGCGGCTCGGCGCCACCGAGGTCTGCATGCAGGGCGGCATCCACCCCGACCTGCCCGGCACCGCCTACTTCGACATCGCCAAGGCGGTCAAGGAACGCGTCCCCGGCATGCACGTGCACGCCTTCTCGCCGATGGAGGTCGTCAACGGCGCCACCCGCACCGGCATGTCGATCCGCGACTGGCTGTCCGCCGCGAAGGAGGCGGGCCTGGACTCCATTCCCGGCACCGCCGCCGAGATCCTCGACGACGAGGTGCGCTGGGTCCTCACCAAGGGCAAACTCCCCACCGCCACCTGGGTCGACGTCGTCACCACCGCCCACGAACTGGGCATCCGCTCGTCGTCCACCATGATGTACGGCCACGTGGACCAGCCCCACCACTGGCTCGGCCATCTCCGGCTGCTCGCCCGGATCCAGCAGAACGCGCTGGCCAACGGCCGGGAGGGCTTCACCGAGTTCGTCACCCTCCCGTTCATCCACACCAACGCGCCCGTCTACCTGGCCGGCATCGCCCGGCCGGGCCCCACCACCCGCGACAACCGCGCGGTGACCGCGATGGCCCGCCTGCTGCTCCACCCGTACATCCCCAACATCCAGACCAGTTGGGTCAAGCTCGGCACCGACGGCGCCGCCGAGATGCTCCGCTCCGGCGCCAACGACCTCGGCGGCACCCTGATGGAGGAGACCATCTCCCGGATGGCCGGCTCCGGTTACGGTTCCTACCGGTCGATCCGCGACCTGGCCGCCATCGCCGAGGCGGCCGGCCGGCCCTCCCGGCAGCGCACCACGCTCTACGGCGAGGTCCCCGCCGAGCGCCTCGCCGCCGGGGCGGCCTCCGACGGGCACCTCCCCGAGCTTCTGCCGGTGCTGGGGGACTGA
- a CDS encoding ADP-ribosylglycohydrolase family protein, with protein MTAVWGRAQQQDFRSRVRGCLLGGAIGDALGGGVEFESLDAIQHSHGPDGVTDYVTAYGRRGAVTDDTQMTLFTVEGLIRAQVRRDTGAWHPPTDIHRAYLRWAATQREWGPDERRRDIGWLAREEWLYAQRAPGGACLSGLSDDRMGTLEDPKNPGSKGCGTVMRSAPFGLLVGWEPQLVFQLAVECAAQTHGHPTGQLAAGAFAVIVHGLARGEALDGSVQHALALLGARPGHQETTDALQSALGAVRQGLPSPQRVEALGEGWTAEEALAIGVYCALVAEDVRHGLLLAVNHSGDSDSTGSICGNLLGVQHGETALPPAWIAELEGRSTILQLADDFAMEMTQAPALHGPSGASPAWLDRYPAA; from the coding sequence TTGACCGCTGTCTGGGGACGCGCGCAGCAGCAGGACTTCCGCAGCCGGGTGCGGGGCTGCCTGCTCGGTGGCGCGATCGGCGACGCCCTCGGCGGGGGCGTGGAGTTCGAGTCGCTCGACGCGATCCAGCACAGCCACGGGCCGGACGGCGTCACCGACTACGTGACGGCGTACGGCAGGCGCGGCGCGGTCACCGACGACACCCAGATGACACTGTTCACGGTCGAGGGGCTGATACGCGCCCAGGTGCGGCGCGACACCGGCGCCTGGCACCCGCCGACCGACATCCACCGCGCCTACCTGCGCTGGGCGGCAACCCAGCGCGAATGGGGCCCCGACGAGCGCCGCAGGGACATCGGGTGGCTGGCCCGCGAGGAGTGGCTGTACGCGCAGCGCGCCCCGGGCGGCGCCTGTCTGTCCGGGCTGTCCGACGACCGGATGGGCACCCTGGAGGACCCCAAGAACCCCGGCTCCAAAGGATGCGGCACCGTCATGCGGTCGGCGCCCTTCGGGCTGCTGGTCGGCTGGGAGCCCCAACTGGTCTTCCAGCTCGCCGTGGAGTGCGCCGCGCAGACCCACGGCCACCCCACCGGGCAGCTCGCGGCGGGCGCCTTCGCCGTCATCGTGCACGGCCTGGCCCGCGGCGAGGCCCTGGACGGCTCGGTGCAGCACGCGCTGGCGCTGCTCGGCGCCCGGCCCGGCCACCAGGAGACCACCGACGCCCTCCAGAGCGCGCTGGGGGCCGTACGGCAGGGGCTGCCGTCCCCGCAGCGGGTGGAGGCGCTCGGCGAGGGGTGGACGGCCGAGGAGGCGCTCGCCATCGGCGTGTACTGCGCGCTGGTCGCCGAAGACGTACGGCACGGCCTGCTGCTGGCCGTCAACCACTCCGGTGACAGCGACTCCACCGGGTCCATCTGCGGCAACCTGCTCGGCGTCCAGCACGGCGAGACGGCGCTGCCGCCGGCCTGGATAGCGGAGCTGGAGGGCCGCAGCACGATCCTCCAGCTCGCCGACGACTTCGCGATGGAGATGACCCAGGCGCCCGCGCTGCACGGCCCGTCCGGCGCCAGCCCGGCCTGGCTGGACCGCTACCCGGCCGCGTAG
- a CDS encoding DUF397 domain-containing protein — protein MAIKLGSTPAWTKSSRSTGNGACVEVKSPAAESVVVRDSKDPQGPVLMFSPAAWSSFVTEVDRGSFNLR, from the coding sequence ATGGCAATCAAGCTGGGCAGCACCCCCGCGTGGACGAAGTCCTCGCGTTCCACCGGAAACGGCGCGTGCGTCGAAGTGAAGTCGCCCGCCGCCGAGTCCGTGGTGGTCCGCGACTCCAAGGACCCCCAAGGCCCCGTTCTCATGTTCTCGCCCGCGGCGTGGTCGTCGTTCGTCACCGAGGTCGACCGCGGTTCCTTCAACCTCCGCTAG
- a CDS encoding tetratricopeptide repeat protein produces the protein MPNRQQPSLQDLLRRRRTSGFVGRRAELAAFRTNLAIPPEDDAHRVIYHVHGAAGVGKSSLLRQWENTARELGALTGYLDEALTGVPDAMAALSHQFARQGRPFKAFDKLMASYRERRHEAEAVPEALDTPSPGGVLAAQAGLAGLGLVPGLGPVAGALDPDRLALQVDRLRAALSTRFGNEQDVRLVMSPADVLTPVFVGDLTAAAADTPWLALFLDTYERTGPLLDRWLRDLVLDGRYGPLPANLVLTLSGQGTLAPAVWGDFADVIADVPLDLFTEAEARDLLAAKGTTDERVVDTVLRLSGRLPVLVSTLAEARPAGPEAVDDPSDTAVERFLKWIEDPARRDAALAAALPRRLDEDVFREAVDPEAGLLYDWLHALPFVDDRAGRVTYHDVVRTAMLRLQRKRSPRRWRDQHERLAAAFADWSAPQAATSPWDDEQWAGYVLEETYHRLCADPRGALAGALARTVSACAAGPDAVRPWARMLTAAGNDLDAEIVWEWGQALGAALDEAERPVLRALNALLDRRQLDGEARAEAYVRRGREHARADSPAAALADYDAAVRIGCDSYEVHFWRGDALRRLDRLEESVKALDRALEVAPADCEARESRAHSNLLLLRHDDAARDADHLLARDPANVAALVIRCGSDLLLGDREKAVGGFRRFVSLTEKGPRRSLLALSVGLMLSVQGWHSDALAAYDVALESAADPRLSTVYSPRAKTLLKLERFDEALAAFDLALEKEPGADPAVLHTGRAMALVGLRRYEESLTDFDRALAVRPDDWRLLSARGGLQRMLGDYDAALADLDRAALLAPAEPGTARQRADIHVTRGHWAEAVTAYGELLDRAPDDLPGYEGRAVAYLQLGRPNEALADLDAWVRRAQDRAEALRRRAGVLGLLGRTAEAWADLDAALAVSPATVSLATDRAALHRRAGRHDRARTELARVADPAPGDLNVAAETLLVDAYDRAGLSDRASWRRFDTVLAAAPPAESAVNRAAWAGARALAGCALADWPAVDAALTGLLAAGPSWSILAELEQELAYLAGCPGADAPRLTARRDLVAAARATLEETGSVGA, from the coding sequence ATGCCGAATCGTCAGCAGCCGTCGTTGCAGGACCTCCTGCGACGGCGGCGCACCAGCGGCTTCGTCGGCCGCCGCGCCGAACTGGCCGCGTTCCGCACCAACCTGGCCATCCCGCCCGAGGACGACGCGCACCGCGTCATCTACCACGTGCACGGGGCCGCCGGCGTCGGCAAGTCCTCGCTGCTGCGGCAGTGGGAGAACACCGCCCGCGAACTCGGCGCCCTGACCGGGTACCTGGACGAGGCCCTCACCGGCGTGCCCGACGCGATGGCCGCGCTCAGCCACCAGTTCGCCCGGCAGGGACGGCCGTTCAAAGCCTTCGACAAGCTGATGGCGAGCTACCGCGAGCGCCGCCACGAAGCCGAGGCCGTGCCCGAGGCCCTCGACACCCCCTCCCCGGGCGGTGTCCTGGCCGCCCAGGCCGGACTCGCCGGCCTCGGCCTGGTCCCCGGACTCGGCCCCGTCGCGGGCGCGTTGGACCCCGACCGGCTCGCCCTCCAGGTCGACCGGCTGCGGGCCGCGCTCAGTACGCGCTTCGGCAACGAGCAGGACGTCCGGCTGGTGATGTCCCCGGCCGACGTCCTCACCCCCGTCTTCGTCGGCGACCTCACCGCCGCCGCGGCCGACACCCCCTGGCTCGCCCTCTTCCTCGACACCTACGAGCGCACCGGCCCGCTGCTGGACCGCTGGCTGCGCGACCTCGTCCTGGACGGCCGGTACGGCCCGCTGCCGGCCAACCTCGTCCTCACCCTCTCCGGCCAGGGCACCCTCGCGCCCGCCGTCTGGGGCGACTTCGCCGACGTCATCGCCGACGTGCCGCTGGACCTGTTCACCGAGGCCGAGGCACGCGACCTGCTCGCCGCGAAGGGCACCACGGACGAGCGCGTCGTGGACACGGTGCTGCGGCTGTCCGGGCGGCTGCCCGTGCTCGTCTCCACCCTCGCCGAGGCCCGGCCGGCCGGCCCGGAGGCGGTGGACGACCCCAGCGACACCGCCGTCGAACGCTTCCTGAAGTGGATCGAGGACCCCGCCCGCCGGGACGCGGCCCTCGCCGCAGCCCTGCCGCGCCGCCTGGACGAGGACGTCTTCCGCGAAGCGGTCGACCCGGAGGCCGGCCTGCTCTACGACTGGCTGCACGCCCTGCCCTTCGTCGACGACCGCGCGGGCCGGGTGACCTACCACGACGTGGTCCGTACGGCGATGCTCCGCCTGCAGCGCAAGCGGTCGCCCCGGCGCTGGCGCGACCAGCACGAGCGGCTGGCGGCGGCCTTCGCCGACTGGTCCGCCCCGCAGGCCGCCACGTCCCCCTGGGACGACGAGCAGTGGGCCGGCTACGTCCTGGAGGAGACCTACCACCGGCTCTGCGCGGACCCGCGCGGCGCCCTGGCGGGCGCCCTGGCCCGTACCGTCTCCGCCTGCGCCGCCGGCCCCGACGCCGTACGCCCCTGGGCCCGCATGCTGACCGCGGCCGGCAACGACCTGGACGCCGAGATCGTCTGGGAGTGGGGCCAGGCGCTGGGCGCCGCGCTCGACGAGGCCGAGCGGCCGGTGCTGCGCGCGCTGAACGCGCTGCTGGACAGAAGGCAACTCGACGGCGAGGCAAGGGCGGAGGCCTACGTACGCCGCGGCCGCGAACACGCCCGCGCCGACTCCCCGGCCGCCGCGCTCGCCGACTACGACGCGGCGGTCCGGATCGGCTGCGACTCCTACGAGGTCCACTTCTGGCGCGGCGACGCGCTGCGCCGCCTGGACCGGCTGGAGGAGTCCGTCAAGGCGCTGGACCGGGCGCTGGAGGTCGCCCCGGCGGACTGCGAGGCCCGCGAGAGCCGGGCGCACAGCAACCTCCTGCTGCTCCGCCACGACGACGCGGCCAGGGACGCGGACCACCTGCTGGCCCGCGACCCGGCGAACGTGGCCGCGCTCGTCATCCGATGCGGCTCGGACCTGCTGCTCGGCGACCGGGAGAAGGCCGTCGGCGGTTTCCGGCGATTCGTGTCACTGACGGAGAAGGGCCCGCGCCGTTCGCTGCTGGCCCTCAGTGTCGGGCTCATGCTCAGCGTGCAGGGCTGGCACAGCGACGCGCTCGCCGCCTACGACGTGGCCCTGGAGTCCGCCGCGGACCCGCGGCTGTCGACGGTGTACAGCCCCCGGGCGAAGACCCTGCTGAAGCTGGAGCGGTTCGACGAGGCGCTCGCCGCCTTCGACCTGGCGCTGGAGAAGGAGCCGGGCGCGGACCCGGCCGTTCTGCACACCGGCCGTGCCATGGCGCTGGTCGGCCTGCGCCGCTACGAGGAGTCGCTGACCGACTTCGACCGGGCGCTCGCCGTCCGCCCCGACGACTGGCGGCTGCTGTCCGCCCGCGGCGGTCTCCAGCGCATGCTGGGCGACTACGACGCGGCCCTGGCCGACCTGGACCGTGCCGCGCTCCTGGCCCCCGCCGAACCCGGTACAGCGCGCCAGCGGGCCGACATCCACGTCACGCGCGGCCACTGGGCGGAGGCGGTCACCGCCTACGGCGAGCTGCTGGACCGCGCGCCCGACGACCTGCCCGGCTACGAGGGCCGCGCGGTGGCGTATCTGCAACTCGGCCGGCCGAACGAGGCGTTGGCCGACCTCGACGCCTGGGTGCGGCGTGCCCAGGACCGGGCCGAGGCGCTGCGCCGGCGCGCCGGGGTGCTGGGCCTGCTCGGCCGGACCGCCGAAGCCTGGGCCGACCTGGACGCGGCGCTGGCCGTGTCCCCGGCCACCGTGTCCCTGGCCACCGACCGGGCCGCGCTGCACCGCCGCGCCGGCCGGCACGACCGGGCGCGTACCGAACTGGCCCGCGTCGCCGATCCCGCGCCCGGCGACCTGAACGTCGCGGCCGAGACCCTCCTCGTCGACGCCTACGACCGGGCGGGGCTGTCGGACCGCGCGTCCTGGCGCCGCTTCGACACCGTGCTCGCCGCGGCACCGCCCGCGGAGAGCGCGGTGAACAGGGCCGCGTGGGCCGGCGCCCGCGCCCTGGCCGGCTGCGCCCTGGCCGACTGGCCCGCCGTCGACGCCGCGCTCACCGGACTCCTGGCCGCCGGGCCCTCCTGGAGCATCCTGGCCGAGCTCGAACAGGAACTCGCCTACCTCGCCGGCTGCCCCGGCGCGGACGCCCCGCGGCTGACCGCCCGCCGCGACCTGGTGGCCGCGGCGCGCGCCACGCTGGAGGAGACCGGGTCCGTGGGCGCGTAG
- a CDS encoding helix-turn-helix domain-containing protein has protein sequence MVANVNPTVRRRRLGSELRKLREQKGMTAEEVAARLLVSQSKISRLENGRRSISQRDVRDLCGVYGVEDVRIVDSLMQMAKESRQQGWWHAFGDIPYSVYIGLETEAASLRVFEPQVVPGLLQTPGYATAVIAGSLAEATPEQVEKRVNVRMRRQDRITDADAPLRMWAVIDEAALCRKVGDNATMREQLDHLVELSQLPHVTVQVLPFEAGAHPGLSGQFAVLEFTDSTDATVVYLEGVNSDLYLEKDTDVQAYSVMYEHLRAQALSAEQTRGFIMEAAERYR, from the coding sequence GTGGTCGCCAACGTCAACCCCACCGTCAGGCGGCGCCGGTTGGGTTCGGAGCTGCGCAAGCTCCGTGAGCAGAAGGGCATGACCGCCGAGGAGGTCGCGGCCCGCCTCCTGGTCTCCCAGTCGAAGATCAGCCGGCTGGAGAACGGCCGGCGCAGCATCAGCCAGCGCGATGTCCGCGACCTGTGCGGGGTGTACGGCGTCGAGGACGTCCGGATCGTCGACTCGCTGATGCAGATGGCCAAGGAGTCGCGCCAGCAGGGTTGGTGGCACGCCTTCGGGGACATCCCGTACAGCGTCTACATCGGCCTGGAGACCGAGGCGGCGAGTCTGCGGGTCTTCGAACCGCAGGTCGTGCCGGGCCTGTTGCAGACACCGGGGTACGCCACCGCGGTGATCGCCGGGAGTCTGGCGGAGGCCACGCCGGAGCAGGTGGAGAAGCGGGTGAACGTCCGGATGCGCCGGCAGGACCGGATCACCGACGCGGACGCCCCGTTGCGGATGTGGGCGGTGATCGACGAGGCGGCGCTGTGCCGCAAGGTCGGCGACAACGCCACGATGCGCGAACAGCTCGACCACCTGGTGGAGTTGAGCCAGCTGCCGCATGTCACCGTGCAGGTGCTGCCGTTCGAGGCGGGCGCGCATCCGGGGCTCAGCGGCCAGTTCGCGGTGCTGGAGTTCACCGACTCCACCGACGCGACGGTGGTGTACCTGGAGGGCGTCAACAGCGATCTGTACCTGGAGAAGGACACCGACGTGCAGGCGTACAGCGTGATGTACGAGCATCTGCGGGCCCAGGCGCTGAGCGCCGAGCAGACCCGGGGCTTCATCATGGAGGCCGCTGAGCGTTACAGGTGA
- a CDS encoding phosphodiester glycosidase family protein translates to MTPDGRTSSSTTTTTRTGARGRTRTGTGPVARSGPRSGPRSGSARRIGSGARGRGRGVPAAAAALAALAALAGTLAGAGGAAARTAGMPYDRVERLARGVTYGEFTVAASQGAVHGHVLAVDLRHARADLLTPGAVAARAAVSRLADARHAVGAVNGDFFDITEDQHPGVAPTGSADGPEIASGRALKAAVPDRQRFGPALPPGATAEDVLGVGTDHRARLDRLTLTGEVRTARGTYVLGGYNQYALPDGGIGAYTSAWGAASRARAVCGSDTSRGAGCSTDTYEVVVRHGRVTEAAGPPGGGAIPAGTTVLLGRDAGADTLRAALRIGDRARVAARLAPAASRVPYAFAVGGFPVLRGGQPPAGLDAGTAATRTAAGSGHRGRTLYLLALDGGAEAGAGLTVAELAGVMRRIGADDAVDLDGGGSTTLVTRAAGQPAVTVRNHPSGGAERPVANAIGVFADR, encoded by the coding sequence GTGACGCCCGACGGCAGGACGAGCAGCAGCACCACGACGACGACCCGCACCGGCGCCCGTGGGCGTACCCGCACCGGCACCGGCCCGGTCGCGCGTTCCGGCCCCCGTTCCGGCCCCCGTTCGGGCTCCGCCCGGCGGATCGGCTCCGGCGCCCGTGGCCGCGGGCGCGGCGTCCCGGCCGCGGCGGCGGCCCTGGCCGCACTCGCCGCGTTGGCCGGCACCCTCGCGGGGGCCGGTGGCGCGGCGGCGCGGACCGCCGGGATGCCGTACGACCGTGTGGAGCGCCTCGCCCGCGGCGTGACCTACGGGGAGTTCACCGTCGCCGCCTCCCAAGGCGCCGTCCACGGCCATGTGCTGGCGGTGGACCTGCGGCACGCACGGGCGGACCTGCTGACACCGGGCGCCGTCGCGGCGCGCGCCGCCGTCTCGCGACTGGCCGACGCGCGGCACGCGGTGGGCGCCGTCAACGGCGACTTCTTCGACATCACCGAGGACCAGCACCCTGGAGTGGCCCCGACCGGTTCCGCCGACGGGCCCGAGATCGCCTCCGGCCGCGCGCTGAAGGCCGCGGTGCCCGACCGGCAGCGGTTCGGCCCGGCGCTGCCGCCCGGCGCGACGGCCGAGGACGTGCTCGGCGTCGGCACCGACCACCGGGCCCGGCTGGACCGGCTGACCCTCACGGGGGAGGTGCGGACCGCGCGCGGCACGTACGTTCTCGGCGGGTACAACCAGTACGCGCTGCCCGACGGTGGCATCGGCGCGTACACCTCGGCCTGGGGCGCGGCCAGCCGCGCACGGGCCGTCTGCGGCAGCGACACCTCGCGCGGTGCCGGATGCAGTACTGACACGTACGAGGTCGTCGTACGGCACGGCCGCGTCACCGAGGCCGCCGGCCCGCCGGGCGGGGGCGCGATCCCCGCGGGGACGACCGTGCTGCTCGGCCGGGACGCGGGCGCCGACACGCTGCGGGCGGCGCTGCGGATCGGCGACCGGGCGCGGGTGGCCGCGCGGCTGGCGCCCGCCGCGAGCCGCGTCCCGTACGCCTTCGCGGTGGGCGGCTTCCCCGTCCTGCGCGGCGGGCAGCCGCCGGCCGGGCTGGACGCCGGGACGGCGGCGACCAGGACCGCGGCCGGCTCCGGCCACCGCGGCCGGACCCTCTACCTGCTCGCCCTGGACGGCGGCGCCGAGGCGGGCGCCGGTCTGACCGTCGCCGAACTCGCCGGTGTGATGCGGCGGATCGGCGCCGACGACGCCGTCGACCTGGACGGCGGCGGCTCCACGACACTCGTCACCCGGGCGGCGGGGCAGCCGGCCGTGACCGTACGCAACCACCCGTCGGGCGGGGCCGAGCGGCCGGTCGCCAACGCGATCGGGGTGTTCGCGGACCGCTGA
- a CDS encoding PLP-dependent aminotransferase family protein has translation MTTTPPRAAPPSLAARARTVGASPVREILALTARPEVISFAGGLPAPELFDADGIRAAYDRVLAERPGTVLQYSTTEGDPELRAAVAGRLTARGFPTGADDLVVTGGSQQALALIATALLEPGDVVLVENPTYLAALQCFGFAGARVVPVPTDGDGVVPEALEELVLRERPKLLYLIPDFQNPTGRTLPLARRRAVAEVAGRYGLWIVEDDPYGELRFEGAAEPWIASLEAAADRTVLLGSFSKIMAPGMRLGWLRAPAGLARACVIAKQAADLHTSTVDQAAAARYLADRDLDAHLARVRTAYRARRDALLAGLPAAFPAGTTWNRPEGGMFVWVRLPEGHDATALLRTAITYDVAYVPGAPFFAAAPDQGALRMSFTTHTPAEIEEGLARLARVF, from the coding sequence ATGACGACCACCCCGCCCCGCGCCGCGCCCCCCTCCCTCGCCGCCCGCGCCCGGACGGTGGGCGCCTCGCCGGTGCGGGAGATCCTGGCGCTGACCGCGCGCCCCGAGGTGATCTCCTTCGCCGGCGGCCTCCCCGCGCCGGAGCTGTTCGACGCCGACGGCATCAGGGCGGCGTACGACCGCGTGCTGGCCGAGCGGCCCGGCACGGTGCTCCAGTACTCGACCACCGAGGGCGATCCGGAGCTGCGGGCCGCGGTCGCCGGGCGGCTGACCGCGCGCGGTTTTCCCACCGGGGCCGACGACCTGGTGGTGACGGGCGGTTCGCAGCAGGCGCTGGCACTGATCGCCACCGCGCTGCTGGAGCCCGGCGACGTGGTCCTGGTGGAAAACCCCACCTACCTGGCCGCGTTGCAGTGCTTCGGCTTCGCGGGCGCCCGGGTGGTGCCGGTGCCGACCGACGGCGACGGGGTCGTCCCGGAGGCGCTGGAGGAGCTGGTGCTGCGCGAGCGGCCGAAACTGCTCTACCTGATCCCCGACTTCCAGAACCCGACCGGCCGTACGCTCCCGCTCGCGCGCCGGCGCGCGGTCGCGGAGGTGGCGGGGCGGTACGGGCTGTGGATCGTTGAGGACGACCCGTACGGCGAACTGCGCTTCGAGGGCGCGGCCGAGCCGTGGATCGCCTCGCTGGAGGCCGCCGCCGACCGCACGGTCCTGCTCGGCAGCTTCTCCAAGATCATGGCGCCCGGGATGCGGCTCGGCTGGCTGCGGGCCCCGGCCGGCCTCGCGCGGGCCTGCGTCATCGCCAAGCAGGCCGCCGACCTGCACACCTCCACCGTCGACCAGGCCGCCGCCGCCCGCTACCTCGCCGACCGGGACCTGGACGCCCATCTGGCGCGGGTCCGCACCGCCTACCGAGCCCGCCGCGACGCGCTCCTCGCCGGGCTGCCCGCCGCGTTCCCGGCGGGCACCACCTGGAACCGGCCGGAGGGCGGCATGTTCGTCTGGGTCCGGCTCCCCGAGGGCCACGACGCCACCGCGCTGCTGCGGACCGCGATCACGTACGACGTCGCCTACGTCCCCGGTGCGCCCTTCTTCGCCGCCGCGCCCGACCAGGGCGCGCTGAGGATGTCGTTCACCACGCACACCCCGGCCGAGATCGAGGAGGGACTGGCCCGGCTGGCCAGGGTGTTCTGA